A single region of the Manihot esculenta cultivar AM560-2 chromosome 12, M.esculenta_v8, whole genome shotgun sequence genome encodes:
- the LOC110628170 gene encoding protein NRT1/ PTR FAMILY 6.4, producing MKLKDGYGSQQGHGFANEFVVEFMNWMLKQHQTSVSEMVLVTNHGDKDGSHQDIAMDFQGNPVDKSKTGGWLAAGLILGTELSERICVMGISMNLVTYLVGDLHISSAKSATIVTNFMGTLNLLGLLGGFLADAKLGRYLTVAIFASTTAVGVTLLTLATTFSGMRPPPCDNYRRQRHQCIEANGRQLALLYAALYTIALGGGGIKSNVSGFGSDQFDATDPKEEKAMVFFFNRFYFCISIGSLFAVIVLVYIQDNVGRVWGYGISAGTMVIAVAVLLCGNPCYRFKKPQGSPLTVIWRVLLLSWKKRNLRYPSLPTLLNDYHNSKVPHTEKFKCLDKASILDVQASAGGNKNDPWIASTVMEVEEVKMVLKLIPIWSTCILFWTVYSQMTTFTIEQATFMNRKVGSLVIPSGSYSTFLFITILLFTSLNERVIVLLAQEFTHNAKGLTSLQRIGIGLIFSIIAMVAAAIIEKERRESAVQHNSQISAFWLVPQFFLVGAGEAFAYVGQLEFFIREAPERMKSMSTGLCLSTLSMGFFVSSFLVSLVDKVTKKTWLRSNLNKGRLNNFYWLLAMLGTLNFFAFLMFSKRHQYKVLLTPGDSGDKELKPSRDLIAIEIEEVVTEGKE from the exons ATGAAACTCAAGGATGGGTATGGCAGCCAGCAGGGCCATGgttttgctaatgaatttgtgGTTGAATTTATGAACTGGATG CTGAAACAGCATCAAACTTCTGTGTCAGAAATG GTTTTGGTAACCAACCATGGAGACAAGGATGGATCACATCAGGACATTGCAATGGATTTTCAAGGAAATCCTGTAGATAAGTCAAAAACTGGAGGATGGCTTGCTGCAGGGCTAATTTTGG GAACCGAACTCTCTGAGAGAATATGCGTGATGGGGATATCAATGAATCTAGTGACCTACTTGGTAGGAGATCTGCATATCTCTTCTGCAAAATCGGCAACCATTGTCACCAACTTCATGGGAACTCTCAACCTCCTTGGCTTGCTTGGGGGTTTCTTGGCAGATGCTAAACTTGGTCGGTATTTGACAGTTGCAATCTTTGCATCCACAACTGCAGTG GGGGTCACTTTGTTAACACTAGCTACAACCTTCTCTGGCATGAGACCTCCACCGTGTGACAACTATAGGAGACAGCGTCATCAGTGTATTGAAGCCAATGGCAGGCAACTGGCTCTGCTATATGCAGCACTTTATACTATAGCACTTGGAGGTGGTGGAATCAAGTCCAATGTCTCTGGGTTCGGGTCTGATCAATTTGATGCAACAGACCCCAAGGAGGAGAAGGCCATGGTTTTCTTCTTCAATAGATTCTATTTCTGCATCAGCATTGGATCCTTGTTTGCAGTAATTGTGCTGGTATACATTCAAGATAACGTGGGAAGAGTTTGGGGATATGGAATTTCTGCAGGGACAATGGTAATTGCAGTAGCTGTACTGCTTTGTGGGAATCCATGTTACCGTTTCAAGAAGCCTCAAGGCAGCCCTTTAACGGTGATATGGAGGGTCTTGCTCTTGTCTTGGAAGAAGAGGAATCTTCGCTATCCTTCTCTTCCCACTCTTCTGAATGATTACCACAATTCCAAGGTCCCGCACACAGAGAAGTTCAA ATGTCTTGACAAGGCTTCGATTTTGGACGTGCAAGCCTCTGCTGGAGGAAACAAAAATGACCCTTGGATAGCATCCACAGTAATGGAAGTTGAAGAGGTGAAGATGGTACTCAAGCTCATCCCTATTTGGTCTACATGCATCCTCTTCTGGACAGTCTATTCTCAGATGACTACTTTCACCATTGAGCAAGCCACCTTCATGAACCGAAAGGTTGGCTCCTTGGTTATTCCTTCTGGTTCGTATTCTACTTTTCTCTTCATCACCATTCTTCTCTTTACATCCCTGAATGAAAGGGTCATCGTGCTCCTGGCGCAAGAGTTCACCCACAATGCCAAAGGACTCACAAGTCTTCAGAGGATCGGTATTGGGCTGATTTTTTCAATAATTGCCATGGTGGCTGCAGCTATTATTGAGAAGGAAAGGAGGGAAAGTGCTGTTCAACATAATTCCCAGATAAGTGCTTTCTGGCTAGTTCCCCAATTCTTCCTGGTGGGTGCTGGGGAAGCATTTGCTTATGTCGGACAACTTGAATTTTTCATCAGAGAGGCACCTGAAAGGATGAAATCAATGAGTACAGGGCTTTGCCTAAGCACACTTTCTATGGGTTTCTTTGTTAGTAGCTTTTTGGTGTCCCTAGTTGACAAAGTGACTAAGAAGACATGGCTGAGAAGCAACTTGAACAAGGGAAGGTTAAATAACTTCTATTGGTTGCTTGCAATGCTAGGAACTTTGAACTTTTTTGCTTTCCTCATGTTTTCAAAGAGACACCAGTACAAAGTCCTCCTTACACCTGGTGATTCTGGTGACAAAGAGCTTAAACCTTCCAGGGATTTGATTGCTATAGAGATAGAGGAGGTGGTCACTGAAGGAAAAGAGTGA
- the LOC110628169 gene encoding endoglucanase 11 — protein MENEKKKNLNHVRFPKTTRFLTNSCVFLFSLFAIFKTGLPFDYSDALTKSLLYFEAQRSGRLPYNQRVTWRDHSGLTDGLEQGVDLVGGYYDAGDHVKFGLPMAFTVTMLSWSVIEFRDQIARAGELEHALEAIKWGTDYFIKAHTSPNVLWAEVGDGDTDHYCWQRPEDMTTSRQAYKIDENNPGSDLAGETAAAMAAASIVFKRTNPHYAYLLLHHAKQLFEFGDRYRGKYDASVEVVKSYYASVSGYKDELLWGAMWLYKATDSQEYLKYVINKAHCFGGTGWAMTEFSWDVKYAGLQIMVSKWLMDERHKEHRHIIEQYKSKAEYYICSCLNKNNNGSNVERTPAGLLHIRQWNNMQYVSTAAFLLTIYSGYLRGSDQKIQCPNGVLDHKEILSFAKSQVDYILGSNPMNMSYLVGYGPKFPARVHHRGASIVSYRENKGFIGCTQGYDNWYSRKEKNPNVLVGALVGGPDCQDNFRDQRGNYVQTEACTYNTAPLVGVFANLLEMEDQMGDHNQPLVASY, from the exons ATggagaatgagaagaagaagaatctaaACCATGTTAGATTTCCAAAAACCACCAGATTTTTAACCAATTCCTGTGTTTTTCTCTTCTCCTTGTTCGCCATTTTCAAAACTGGTCTTCCTTTTGATTATTCTGACGCATTAACCAAGAGTCTCCTTTACTTCGAAGCACAGCGCTCCGGTCGCTTACCCTACAACCAGCGCGTCACATGGCGCGACCATTCAGGCCTCACTGATGGCTTGGAACAAGGA GTGGACTTAGTTGGAGGATATTATGATGCAGGggatcatgttaaatttggtCTGCCAATGGCGTTCACTGTGACAATGCTTTCATGGAGTGTCATCGAATTCCGGGATCAGATCGCTCGCGCCGGAGAATTAGAACACGCATTAGAGGCTATTAAATGGGGGACTGATTATTTCATCAAAGCGCATACTAGTCCCAATGTGCTATGGGCTGAG GTAGGTGATGGTGACACCGACCATTACTGTTGGCAACGGCCGGAGGACATGACCACATCCAGGCAAGCCTACAAGATCGACGAGAATAATCCTGGCTCGGATCTAGCCGGAGAAACTGCCGCCGCAATGGCTGCCGCATCTATAGTGTTTAAAAGAACAAACCCGCATTATGCTTATCTCCTCTTGCACCACGCCAAACAG TTGTTTGAGTTTGGAGATAGGTACAGGGGAAAATATGATGCAAGTGTGGAGGTAGTAAAGAGCTACTATGCTTCTGTGAGTGGCTATAAGGATGAGTTGCTGTGGGGAGCCATGTGGCTCTACAAGGCCACCGACAGCCAAGAGTACTTGAAATACGTTATTAACAAGGCTCACTGTTTTGGCGGGACTGGTTGGGCCATGACAGAGTTTAGTTGGGATGTTAAGTATGCTGGCCTTCAAATTATGGTTTCAAAG TGGCTCATGGATGAAAGACACAAAGAGCATAGACACATAATAGAGCAGTACAAGTCAAAGGCTGAGTACTACATATGCTCATGCCTTAACAAAAACAACAATGGTAGTAATGTGGAGCGAACTCCAGCAGGTCTTTTACACATCCGACAATGGAACAACATGCAGTATGTTTCTACGGCAGCATTCCTTCTAACTATATACTCTGGTTACCTTCGAGGCTCTGACCAAAAGATCCAATGCCCTAATGGAGTATTGGATCATAAAGAGATCCTGAGTTTTGCTAAATCACAAGTTGATTATATCCTAGGTTCTAACCCAATGAACATGAGTTATCTTGTGGGATACGGTCCTAAATTCCCCGCAAGAGTGCACCACAGAGGGGCCTCAATAGTGTCATATAGAGAGAACAAGGGGTTCATTGGGTGCACTCAAGGGTATGATAATTGGTATAGCAGGAAAGAAAAGAACCCCAATGTTTTGGTTGGGGCATTGGTGGGAGGACCTGATTGCCAAGACAATTTCAGGGACCAAAGAGGTAATTATGTGCAGACAGAGGCTTGCACATATAATACAGCACCATTAGTGGGTGTTTTTGCAAATTTGTTAGAAATGGAGGATCAAATGGGTGATCATAATCAGCCTTTGGTTGCTTCTTATTAG